In Homo sapiens chromosome 8, GRCh38.p14 Primary Assembly, the genomic window aaaaatataaaaataagccgggcgtggtggcacatgcctgtaataccagctacccaggaagctgaggcaggagaattgcttgaacccaggaggcggaggttgcagtgagccaagatggcaccactgcactccagcctgggcgacagcgagactccatataaaaaataaaaaaaaaaattgtggttttGAAAATGCTTTAATTAGGTGGGAGCTGTGGGGAGGGTGATCAGAGACCTGGGTGTCCTCAGCCTGCTGTGGCGGGGGTAGTCTCCTCTCTGAGGCTTGGGcaaggtggaggaagggagccCCTGGCTTCTTGGCCACGTGCACCAGGATCTTAGTCTCTTCAACTTGGAGTCGGTGAGGATGTGAAACTCTGGTGGTCTGCCCAGCCCATGAGATCCAGGAAACCTTATTTGGGAATTGAGGGGAGAAGGGTCCCCATCTTCCTGCTCCCCTCTCCCTGAGTGTAGTACCCATCATGGTGAGCTGGGgtgagagggaaagaggaggctgaggctcagatGCCACCAGGCTTAATGTTCGTACCAGGTGTCAGTAGATTTTACTCCGTAAGTGTTCATCTGTTATATGCGTTTAGGACAGTTTTGAGACTTTAAGTGGTTTAAGCTTTGCTTGTTTCACAGGAAGTACTTCCATGAAGTTCCTCACATTGCTGTTCCAGAAGTGGAAATCTCTCCATTTTCAAAGCATAGCTTTGCCGGATattgaatttttatgttttgtagagatggggtctcgctatgttgcccaggctggtctccaactcctgggctcaagggatcctcctgccttggcctcccaaagtgctgggattacaggcatgagtaacTACACCCGGCCAATATACAAAGATTGAGTGGCAGGgtcttttattttaatgcttttattttatttgttttggtttgtttttgtttctgtttttttggagatggagtctcgctctgtcacccaggctagagggcagtggcacgatctgtgctcactacaacttctacctcccgggttcaagcagttcttctgcctcagcctcccaagtagctgggattacaggcatgagccacgacactaaaatttttccatttttagtagaggcggggtttcaccatgctggccaggctggaactcctgacctcaaacgatccacacacctcagcctcccaaagtgttgggattacaggcatgagccaccacaccaggcattttaatcctttttttttttttttattgagacagagtctcactctgtcccccaggctggagtgcagtggggtgatctcggctcactgcaacctctgcctcctgggttcaagcgattctcctgcctcagcctcccgagtagctgggactataggcgcccgccactgtgccggctaatttttatatttttagtagagacggggtttccccatgttggccaggctggtctcgaattcctaacctcaggtgatccgcctggctcagcctcccaacatgctgggattacaggtgtgagccaccatgcccggctgtgtTACACTTTTTGTGGTGTCTCACAGGTCTCTGAGGCtctgctcatttttgtttttgtttttatttttttgagacagagtctctttctgtcactagactggagtgcagtggtgcaatctcggctcactgcaacctctgcctccagagttcaagcgattctcttgcctcagcctcccaagtagctgggattacaggcacatgccaccatgcccaactaattttttttgtatttttagtagagatggggtttgaccatgttggccaggatggtctagatctcttgacctcgtgatccaaccaccttggcctcccaaagtgctgagattacaggcgtgagccactgcgcctggccggctCCTCCTTcttattccttctgtctttttttctcctactgGAGCACCTCAATTGACTGATCTTCATGTTTGCTGACTCCTTCTTCTCCTAGTCAGGTCTGCTCTTAAGCCcctctggttaatttttttttttttttttttttttttttgagacggagtctcactctgtagcccaggctggagtgcaatggcgcgatctcggctcactgcaacctctgcctcccgggttcaaacaattctcctgcctcagcctcctgagtagccgggattacaggcatgagccaccacacctggctaattttgtatttttagtagagacggggtttctccatgttggtcaggttggtctccaactcctgacctcaggtgatccgcctgccttggcctcccaaactgctgggattacaggcgtgagccaccgcgcccggcccctctgGTTGACTTTTAATCTGAGTTATTAAACTCTTCAGCTCCATAATTTTGATTTCGGGCTTCTTTacaatttttatctctttattgatacTCTCTGATAAGATGTCATTCTCATACTTTAGTTCTTCAGATGTGGTTTCCTTTAGTTGTTTGAACATATTTGAAATGATTGACTTAAAATCTTTGCCTCGTAAGTCCAGTGTCCAATGTTTTGGCTTCTTTGGGGACAGTTTCTattgattgcctttttttttttttcccgtgtATGGGGTATGGGTCCTAgcttcttgtttctttgcatatctctatttttttttttaactagagttttttgtttgtttgtttgtttgtttgtttttgagtctgttacccaggctggagcgcagtagttcaatcacagctcactgcagccttcacctccggagctcaagggatcctccctcctcagcctcctgagtagctgggatgataggtgtgcgccaccacgcccacttaatttttgtatttcttctagagacggggttttgccatgttgcccaggccagtctccaactcctgagcttgagcaacccacccgcctcggcttcccaaagtgctgggaccgcAGGCGTGAACCAGCGCAGCCGGCTGGAAAACTGGAACTCTCATCGGTTGAGAGTGGCAGCTCTGGAGCTcggactcccccacctccccaggatTTGTCATTGCTGCTGTTTGTCGTGGTTATCTGTCAGGTAGCTTTTCGGCACTAATTCTGTAAAGGTTGCGTTCTTTCTTGTTTATGGCCACTGCCGTCTCTGTTCAGTTAACTGAGATAGGTGGTGATGGGGCAGAAATGTTCTTGAATGCCTGGGGCCAGTGAGTCTCCCGTCTTTTCcgggggctgtgtgtgtgtgtgtgtgtgttggggacgCCTTCAGCACTCGGCCAGGCAGTGGACAACCCAACTGTATGCCTGACTTCCTGCTTACACAGAGCCTCAAGGTCAGCCAGAAGTGAGAGCTCGGGGCTGGCTCAGGTCTTTCCTGAGCACGGGCACGGCTCACACGTGTACACGGCTGCGAGATGTCCTGGAATATCTCAGAGCTTTTCAGAGCCCCTAGTGGCACCTCCTTCTCCCCAGCTGCCAGGCACTGCCTCAGGCAGCCACAGCGTTCAAAAATCACCTGTAAAGGTTTCAACAGGCACACCTCGGCAAACAGCTTTTTTATTCAGGAGAGCTTCAAGTCAAATCAGAGACAGCCTTGGGAGTGGACTCTTAGGTCAGATGCTGACAGTCCTCTGGGAATGGGGCCCTGGAGGAGCTCAAGCCCTGGCCCACCCCGCAGCGGCTGCCAGGACGCTGTTCCCACGGGGACTGCAGCTGTTGGTTTTTAAGGCTGCAGATGGAGTGGGAATAGGGCATGTAAAATGCCACAAAgcctggctgggcacagaggctcacgcctgtaatcccagcactgcaggaggccaaggtgggcggattgattgaggtcaggaattcgagaccagtctgggcaacatggtgaaaccccatctctcctaaaaatacagaaatgagccgggcgtggtggcgcctatagtcagctactcgggaggctgaggcaggagaatcacttgaactcgggaggctgaggcacgagaatcgcttgaactgggaggctgaggcacgagaatcgcttgaactgggatgcagaggctgcagtgagccatgttggtgctggtgcactccagcctgagcaagaccttgtctcagaaaaaaaaaaagttcacaaagCCCACTGTTCTTACTAAGATTCAgctgtttttcttgaataaatgctccCCGTGCTACTGTAATTCTTTGGTTAACTTTCAGAGTTCTGGAAAGTTGGCTTGGCGCTTTTCGccgtctctctcctgctgccttggggTCCTTTCCGTGACCGTTTCCCTCCCTGACACGTGTACATCCCTGTGTATTTCACATCTCTCTATGCTGGAAAGAGGTTCTCCACTTCTAGTGCCACACCACGGGGGTCTTTCTGGCTTTTTCCCTGTTTGCATCTGCAGCTCCCTTCCCTGGCAGGGAGAAACCTGCCCCACTGCCCTTCACCAGTTTCTTCACTGAGTCAGCCGCCCCTTCCTATGCAGACACCCCTCACCCCTCTCTGGCCCTGCTTCAGGCCCCCCTTCCCCGCCGTGTGGGCTTCTCGCTGTCCCCTAAGCCTTCGATGTCCCCTCTGAGCCACCGCGGCCACGGCCAACAGGGATGCCTCCCTCACCAGCGCCTCCTGATAGCTCTGGGCCTGAGCTCGGTAGAGAAATGGAAGAGGAAGGTATATGCAGTGTTTGACTGTCTCTGTTTCTTGTCTCACGTCACAAAACAAGACTGAATTTGGATTTCTGAACGCGACTGTGTTTTCCTCGGGAGTAATGAAATTAGGGCTCCATTTCCTTCGCTGTTCCCAAGGGAAAGGTCCTGCTTAAACAGGTGCTTTGTGAGTGGAAACGTGGCCAGAGTGCGGCGGGTGCTTTGTGAGTGGAAATGTGGCCAGAGTGCGGCGGATGCTTTGTGAGTGGAAACGTGGCCTTCTCTGGAAGCCCTGGGGAGGGGCTTTCCGACTGAGAGGAAGGCCTCGCATCTGCCCACCGCCCAGTCCTGGGCCTCACAGTGAGGATGCAGGTCACGCTGCACAGATGAGGCCCGTGTGGCAGGTGGTCCCAGGAACGAACTCGCCTCCCGCCAGCCCCCTGGGCCTCCCATGGCCCCAGCCCCATCAGGTGGAACGTGCACTGCCTGCGTTTCAGAAGGGGCGGCCTGGGGAAGGGGCGGCTTGGGCACGCTGCCCCTCACCACCACGCGTGACCCACCCATGTGTCTCCCTTTCAGAGCGGGAACAGCTTCCACGTGTTCGACCAGGGCCAGTTTGCCAAGGAGGTGCTGCCCAAGTACTTCAAGCACAACAACATGGCCAGCTTCGTGCGGCAGCTCAACATGTGTGAGTGCTGCCTCCAGGCAGCGCAGGGGTGCGGGAGGCAGACCTGCAGATGGCGGGACCCCAGCAGGAGGACCCTGTGATGAAGGACGGGGCGTCCTGTGCTGGCCAAGGGCATGGCGTGGGACCCTGCAAGCCTGGGGGCCGGGGAGCAGCCGCCTCTTCCATGGGGGAGGGTCCTTGTGGGTATGAACCTGGGGTCCCCATGGAAGAACCGTGAAGCCGGAGCTGTACTCCACGTGTGTCGGGCGCAGGGAGCCCTGTGGGGACACAGGGTCTCCCTTAGACCAAGGCCACTCGGCCACCCAGGCATGGGCTCTGAGGGGGCAGGGCAGGGTCTGACCATGGCCAAGCCCCGCAGCAGCCTCCTGGAGCAGTGGCCGCTCTTCAGGGGTTCTGGTCCCGCCCTGAGGCAGAGCTGCCCCCTTCCCTGTTATGTGCAGATGGCTTCCGGAAAGTGGTCCACATCGAGCAGGGCGGCCTGGTCAAGCCAGAGAGAGACGACACGGAGTTCCAGCACCCATGCTTCCTGCGTGGCCAGGAGCAGCTCCTTGAGAACATCAAGAGGAAAGTGACCAGTGTGAGTGCCGGCCCTGCACCCTTGCCCGGTCTCACCTGCCACAGCTCTCCCCGCCCGCCCCTCCCTGAGggctcccaccccagcctgcccCTTCCTGAGGGACCTGGCTGCAGTGGACGAGCCTGAGCCTGCCAAGCTCCTAGGCTGCTCCAGTGACTCCTGTCCCTCTCGGGAATCCAGGTGTCCACCCTGAAGAGTGAAGACATAAAGATCCGCCAGGACAGCGTCACCAAGCTGCTGACGGACGTGCAGCtgatgaaggggaagcaggagtgCATGGACTCCAAGCTCCTGGCCATGAAGCAGTAGGTCCCACACCAGCATTATGGGCCACAGCGGGTCCTGGCGCCCACCAAGAGGCCCCGGGTGCTGTGGGGGCAGGGCCCTGACCGGGGCCAGGTGCTCAGCTCCACCCTCCCGCTCCACGCACATCTACCCTGGGCCTCTGCCCCAGCCCCGCCGCCCGTGGCTGCTGCAACAGCTCTGGGGCCAGCCGTTTTCCATGTGCAGAAGGGGGTTGGGAGGGTCCCCTGCTCTGCACATCCCCAGCGCCCTCTGGGCCATTGGCTTCTGCCTGGCTCCGAGCTTGGCGGGACCCACCAGCCTACTTTTGAGGACAAGCCTTGCACAGCAGACCCGTCCCACCCGCCTCGGGCCTGGGGTCAGACCCACCTCAGGCCCTTCCTGGAACCGCTGTCCCACACTCGCCTGGGCCCATGGAGctagcccccagcccctcctcaccGGGACCCTGCGGCTCTGGGGAAACCTTAGCAGGAGCCTAACACACGGTGGCAcctgagaaactgaggcaagccCACCTCGGAAGGCCAGCTCAGGTCTCACGTCCACTTTGGGGCTCCAGGCATGCGGGAACCCCAATGCCAGTACGGCTTCCTCGGCTCCGTGCAGCAGGCGCTCTTGACCCCCACGTCATGGAGGAGGCCTTGGCCTCAGACTCTCCTGCATGGGGTCTAGCAGGAGCCACCGGCTTTGTGATTCCTGGAGTCCGGCCACGTGGACCTGGCCTACCAAGAAGACTCACAGGCTTGACAGggcccagcctcccagagcaGCAGGAGCGCGGTCATGGCCCTGCTCACCTGGCTGGGGACAGCTCTTCCCCACCCCTGAGCCACCTCCAGGCCTGGCGAGGGCCCTGAGCACCTACAGGACATGGGACAGCCAGTGTCGCAGCCTGAAGAACCGTCCTCCCTTAACCTGGCTGCTCAGGCCTTGGAAGGGCGGCCCAAGGGTCTGCTCCTGGCCTGTGTCCAAGGCAGCCCTCCAGGTGTTTGCCAGGATGGATGCCAGGATCCGGGTGCACCTGGCTCGCATGGATCCATCCCCAACACCCTACGTGACACCAGGTGTCCCCGGCAGGGAGGGGCAGTGGGACCAGcaagccctggccctggcccccaGTCCCTCCACACACAAGTTCTCATCCTGGGGTGGGCCAGGCCAGACATGGTCACACTTACCCCTGCTCCTGCATGGGGGACAGGGAGGGTCTGTGGGGCTCCCTCAGCCCTGGGGCTCATGGGATTGGGCCCCACTGACCCAGCCTGGTCTGTTGCAGTGAGAATGAGGCTCTGTGGCGGGAGGTGGCCAGCCTTCGGCAGAAGCATGCCCAGCAACAGAAAGTCGTCAACAAGGTGGGGGCAGGGCCAGAGGGCCGGCGGGGGCCCCACAAGGGCCGGGGTAACTGTGTCCTCTCTCTCCACAGCTCATTCAGTTCCTGATCTCACTGGTGCAGTCAAACCGGATCCTGGGGGTGAAGAGAAAGATGTGAGGTTTTGGGGATGCCTGCATCCACCACCCGGGGCCCAGGGCTGTCCCCCTTCTCTGTCAGCTGTGCCCCGGGTACCCCGAGGTGGGGGGTGGTGGCTGACCTGCACCCTTCCCCACAGCCCCCTGATGCTGAACGACAGTGGCTCAGCACATTCCATGCCCAAGTATAGCCGGCAGTTCTCCCTGGAGCACGTCCACGGCTCGGGCCCCTACTCGGTGAGTGCCGGAGACAGGGCACCCGCCCAGGCATGCAGGCGGCAGTGGGGTGGGTTGCCCCTGCCGGCACTGCATGGACCTCCTGCCTTTGATTGCAGGCCCCCTCCCCAGCCTACAGCAGCTCCAGCCTCTACGCCCCTGATGCTGTGGCCAGCTCTGGACCCATCATCTCCGACATCACCGAGCTGGCTCCTGCCAGCCCCATGGCCTCCCCCGGCGGGAGCATAGACGAGAGGTGGGGGCCGCATCACCCCAGCCATCCTGTCCCCCAATGAGGCGAGCCCCTGTGGGCCCAGGGCAGAGTTGGGGATGAGGTGGGGCTGGCCGAGACGCCAGCTCACCTGGCCCCCCTCGTGTGCAGGCCCCTATCCAGCAGCCCCCTGGTGCGTGTCAAGGAGGAGCCCCCCAGCCCGCCTCAGAGCCCCCGGGTAGAGGAGGCGAGTCCCGGGCGCCCATCTTCCGTGGACACCCTCTTGTCCCCGACCGCCCTCATTGACTCCATCCTGCGGGAGAGTGAACCTGCCCCCGCCTCCGTCACAGCCCTCACGGACGCCAGGGGCCACACGGACACCGAGGGCCGGCCTCCCTCCCCCCCGCCCACCTCCACCCCTGAAAAGTGCCTCAGCGTAGCCTGCCTGGACAAGTGAGTGCCGCCCacccctggccccacccacagCGCCTGGACGCACAGCCCTGGGCTTCAGCCCCGACTGTCCCAGTGGACTGAGCAGGGCAGCTGGCGAGGCAGGACCCTACCCCCAACCTCGGAGCtcggggctggggagggagacaGGTGCCAGCCAGATCACCCCACAGTCCCAAACGCCACAGAAGCCACGGGCATGTCCGGACAGGCTGCCGGGCCCTGCTCTCAGCCACCCGTCCTGCTGCCGCCACCCTCGCCACAGGCCACGGGCCCTGGCAGGTCGTGCTGCCCAGACACATGGCAGGAGATGGTGAGCAGGGCCGGCCTccacacccccagcccctgcctgcaaTGGGGGCTCTTGTTTTTGTATCTTGCAGTTTGGCTCGCACTCCACAGATGTCTAGGGTCGCCCGCCTCTTCCCCTGCCCCTCTTCCTCTCCGCATGGCCAAGTCCAGCCAGGGTTAGCGCTGACCccactggggagggaggagggctctGCCAGCGCTCGGGCCCTCCCACACAGCCGTGGACCAGACCCAGCCTGGCCGGGCATGAGCGTCGGGCCTGGGCGGCAGCAGCCGAGACCCCTCTGTGGCGGGGGCTCAGTGTCGTCATGGCTCCCCTGGCCACGGGCCTGTGGTCATTGCCTGTGACAGGGATGACAGGGACAGGCCTCCCTGCTCTGGCACGGCCTCTGGTGTTGGCAGGATCCAGACTGCGGTGCTGACTGCACTTCCTGTCAGGCAGGGTCTCCAGGGCACCTCTGGGACCCAGCCTGGCTGTCCGTCCCATAGCCCAGGTGTGCCCTGTGGCCTAGGGCTTTCTTGGTCACAGCCACCAGACCGTGGGTCTCATCCCCACAGCAGCACCAGGGCAGGGACTGAGCCACCCACACACTGAGCAGAGCCCCACCTGTTTTCCCAGTGCAACGGGAAACCTCACCAACCCTGAACACTGAAATCCCTGATCCTTGTGCTGGAGCTGAATACGCCCCTTGTCTCCTGGGTCCACTGCCACCAAGGCCCCCAGGCCCTCATGGCAAAGGGATGCCCAGCATAGGCCCAGCCGCACCCCTGCAGGGCACAGAGCCTCCACTGCCTTCCAGGCCGTCCTCGAATGCGCTGCCCCCTCCAGCCTGTGCAGGCGTACACGGGGGTGCAGCCTGGGGGGTACAGTCAAGGGGAGCCCTTCTCCCACAGGAGGGCATTGGGGTGTGGGGCCTGGGGCACTGGTTCAGGTACCGCCTTATCCCGGGCCAGGAATGAGCTCAGTGACCACTTGGATGCTATGGACTCCAACCTGGATAACCTGCAGACCATGCTGAGCAGCCACGGCTTCAGCGTGGACACCAGTGCCCTGCTGGACGTGAGTGGAGCCCCGCCGCCCCGCCTCCCCGCCCCGCCTCCCCGCCGCGCCGCCCCGCCTCCCCGCCCCGCCTCCCCGCCTCCCCGCGCCGCCGCCCCGCCTCCCCGCCCCGCCTCCCCGCGCCTCCCCGCCTCCCCGCCCCGCCTCCCCGCCTCCCCGCCCCGCCTCCCCGCCCcgcctccccgccccgcccccgggtGCTGTTCtgacttccctccctcctccgcAGCTGTTCAGCCCCTCGGTGACCGTGCCCGACATGAGCCTGCCTGACCTTGACAGCAGCCTGGCCAGTGTGCGTAGGCGGGCGGGGGGTGAGGGGGAACGAGACCAGCGGGAGTGCTCACAATACCGTCTCCACCCCACAGATCCAAGAGCTCCTGTCTCCCCAGGAGCCCCCCAGGCCTCCCGAGGCAGAGAACAGCAGCCCGGATTCAGGTGAGCCAAGTCCCACCggccccacctctgcccccaaccccccaccgccttgacacccccacccccgcagGGAAGCAGCTGGTGCACTACACAGCGCAGCCGCTGTTCCTGCTGGACCCCGGCTCCGTGGACACCGGGAGCAACGACCTGCCGGTGCTGTTTGAGCTGGGAGAGGGCTCCTACTTCTCCGAAGGGGACGGCTTCGCCGAGGACCCCACCATCTCCCTGCTGACAGGCTCGGAGCCTCCCAAAGCCAAGGACCCCACTGTCTCCTAGAGGCCCCGGAGGAGCTGGGCCAgccgcccacccccacccccagtgcAGGGCTGGTCTTGGGGAGGCAGGGCAGCCTCGCGGTCTTGGGCACTGGTGGGTCGGCCGCCATAGCCCCAGTAGGACAAACGGGCTCGGGTCTGGGCAGCACCTCTGGTCAGGAGGGTCACCCTGGCCTGCCAGTCTGCCTTCCCCCAACCCCGTGTCCTGTGGTTTGGTTGGGGCTTCACAGCCACACCTGGACTGACCCTGCAGGTTGTTCATAGTCAGAATTGTATTTTGGATTTTTACACAACTGTCCCGTTCCCCGCTCCACAGagatacacagatatatacacacagtggATGGACGGACAAGACAGGCAGAGATCTATAAACAGACAGGCTCTATGCTATGGCCTCCATGTGTTTCCTCTGTCCCAGGGTGGTGCGGTGGGTGGTGCTGCAATGAGGAGGGGCCCAGGGCACAGAAGGGCCGGGCTGCAGTGGCCTCCTGGGGGAAGACGGATGCTTGCAGCTAGCTCCGTGCCTGCCCGACTCCCCAGGACCAGCATGTGCTTGCAGTTCTTTATTGAGGGACCAGGGGTGGGCGCCTCACCTTGGCCCTGGGGGTCTCTGGTTGTCACAGGACCACCAGGAACCCCCTTCCCAAGGTGTTCGCACTCGGACAGGTGATGCGGGGCGGGCACACTGTCTTTCTGCCAGAGCCAGCACCCTGTGTAGGCACGGGGAACGGGAGCCTGTCCCGTAGCTTTAGGGTTCTCCACTCAGCCtggtggaggaagggaagggggccTGCGCTGGGCAGTGGAGCAGGCTTTGCTGCTTTA contains:
- the HSF1 gene encoding heat shock factor protein 1 isoform X5, whose product is MDLPVGPGAAGPSNVPAFLTKLWTLVSDPDTDALICWSPSGNSFHVFDQGQFAKEVLPKYFKHNNMASFVRQLNMYGFRKVVHIEQGGLVKPERDDTEFQHPCFLRGQEQLLENIKRKVTSVSTLKSEDIKIRQDSVTKLLTDVQLMKGKQECMDSKLLAMKHENEALWREVASLRQKHAQQQKVVNKLIQFLISLVQSNRILGVKRKIPLMLNDSGSAHSMPKYSRQFSLEHVHGSGPYSAPSPAYSSSSLYAPDAVASSGPIISDITELAPASPMASPGGSIDESPHGRQGPHGHRGPASLPPAHLHP
- the HSF1 gene encoding heat shock factor protein 1 isoform X2; this translates as MDLPVGPGAAGPSNVPAFLTKLWTLVSDPDTDALICWSPSGNSFHVFDQGQFAKEVLPKYFKHNNMASFVRQLNMYGFRKVVHIEQGGLVKPERDDTEFQHPCFLRGQEQLLENIKRKVTSVSTLKSEDIKIRQDSVTKLLTDVQLMKGKQECMDSKLLAMKHENEALWREVASLRQKHAQQQKVVNKLIQFLISLVQSNRILGVKRKIPLMLNDSGSAHSMPKYSRQFSLEHVHGSGPYSAPSPAYSSSSLYAPDAVASSGPIISDITELAPASPMASPGGSIDERPLSSSPLVRVKEEPPSPPQSPRVEEASPGRPSSVDTLLSPTALIDSILRESEPAPASVTALTDARGHTDTEGRPPSPPPTSTPEKCLSVACLDNLARTPQMSRVARLFPCPSSSPHGQVQPGNELSDHLDAMDSNLDNLQTMLSSHGFSVDTSALLDLFSPSVTVPDMSLPDLDSSLASIQELLSPQEPPRPPEAENSSPDSAGALHSAAAVPAGPRLRGHREQRPAGAV
- the HSF1 gene encoding heat shock factor protein 1 isoform X1, giving the protein MDLPVGPGAAGPSNVPAFLTKLWTLVSDPDTDALICWSPSGNSFHVFDQGQFAKEVLPKYFKHNNMASFVRQLNMYGFRKVVHIEQGGLVKPERDDTEFQHPCFLRGQEQLLENIKRKVTSVSTLKSEDIKIRQDSVTKLLTDVQLMKGKQECMDSKLLAMKHENEALWREVASLRQKHAQQQKVVNKLIQFLISLVQSNRILGVKRKIPLMLNDSGSAHSMPKYSRQFSLEHVHGSGPYSAPSPAYSSSSLYAPDAVASSGPIISDITELAPASPMASPGGSIDERPLSSSPLVRVKEEPPSPPQSPRVEEASPGRPSSVDTLLSPTALIDSILRESEPAPASVTALTDARGHTDTEGRPPSPPPTSTPEKCLSVACLDNLARTPQMSRVARLFPCPSSSPHGQVQPGNELSDHLDAMDSNLDNLQTMLSSHGFSVDTSALLDLFSPSVTVPDMSLPDLDSSLASIQELLSPQEPPRPPEAENSSPDSGKQLVHYTAQPLFLLDPGSVDTGSNDLPVLFELGEGSYFSEGDGFAEDPTISLLTGSEPPKAKDPTVS
- the HSF1 gene encoding heat shock factor protein 1 — translated: MDLPVGPGAAGPSNVPAFLTKLWTLVSDPDTDALICWSPSGNSFHVFDQGQFAKEVLPKYFKHNNMASFVRQLNMYGFRKVVHIEQGGLVKPERDDTEFQHPCFLRGQEQLLENIKRKVTSVSTLKSEDIKIRQDSVTKLLTDVQLMKGKQECMDSKLLAMKHENEALWREVASLRQKHAQQQKVVNKLIQFLISLVQSNRILGVKRKIPLMLNDSGSAHSMPKYSRQFSLEHVHGSGPYSAPSPAYSSSSLYAPDAVASSGPIISDITELAPASPMASPGGSIDERPLSSSPLVRVKEEPPSPPQSPRVEEASPGRPSSVDTLLSPTALIDSILRESEPAPASVTALTDARGHTDTEGRPPSPPPTSTPEKCLSVACLDKNELSDHLDAMDSNLDNLQTMLSSHGFSVDTSALLDLFSPSVTVPDMSLPDLDSSLASIQELLSPQEPPRPPEAENSSPDSGKQLVHYTAQPLFLLDPGSVDTGSNDLPVLFELGEGSYFSEGDGFAEDPTISLLTGSEPPKAKDPTVS
- the HSF1 gene encoding heat shock factor protein 1 isoform X3 yields the protein MDLPVGPGAAGPSNVPAFLTKLWTLVSDPDTDALICWSPSGNSFHVFDQGQFAKEVLPKYFKHNNMASFVRQLNMYGFRKVVHIEQGGLVKPERDDTEFQHPCFLRGQEQLLENIKRKVTSVSTLKSEDIKIRQDSVTKLLTDVQLMKGKQECMDSKLLAMKHENEALWREVASLRQKHAQQQKVVNKLIQFLISLVQSNRILGVKRKIPLMLNDSGSAHSMPKYSRQFSLEHVHGSGPYSAPSPAYSSSSLYAPDAVASSGPIISDITELAPASPMASPGGSIDERPLSSSPLVRVKEEPPSPPQSPRVEEASPGRPSSVDTLLSPTALIDSILRESEPAPASVTALTDARGHTDTEGRPPSPPPTSTPEKCLSVACLDKNELSDHLDAMDSNLDNLQTMLSSHGFSVDTSALLDLFSPSVTVPDMSLPDLDSSLASIQELLSPQEPPRPPEAENSSPDSAGALHSAAAVPAGPRLRGHREQRPAGAV
- the HSF1 gene encoding heat shock factor protein 1 isoform X6; the protein is MDLPVGPGAAGPSNVPAFLTKLWTLVSDPDTDALICWSPSGNSFHVFDQGQFAKEVLPKYFKHNNMASFVRQLNMYGFRKVVHIEQGGLVKPERDDTEFQHPCFLRGQEQLLENIKRKVTSVSTLKSEDIKIRQDSVTKLLTDVQLMKGKQECMDSKLLAMKHENEALWREVASLRQKHAQQQKVVNKLIQFLISLVQSNRILGVKRKIPLMLNDSGSAHSMPKYSRQFSLEHVHGSGPYSAPSPAYSSSSLYAPDAVASSGPIISDITELAPASPMASPGGSIDERWGPHHPSHPVPQ
- the HSF1 gene encoding heat shock factor protein 1 isoform X4, with translation MASFVRQLNMYGFRKVVHIEQGGLVKPERDDTEFQHPCFLRGQEQLLENIKRKVTSVSTLKSEDIKIRQDSVTKLLTDVQLMKGKQECMDSKLLAMKHENEALWREVASLRQKHAQQQKVVNKLIQFLISLVQSNRILGVKRKIPLMLNDSGSAHSMPKYSRQFSLEHVHGSGPYSAPSPAYSSSSLYAPDAVASSGPIISDITELAPASPMASPGGSIDERPLSSSPLVRVKEEPPSPPQSPRVEEASPGRPSSVDTLLSPTALIDSILRESEPAPASVTALTDARGHTDTEGRPPSPPPTSTPEKCLSVACLDKNELSDHLDAMDSNLDNLQTMLSSHGFSVDTSALLDLFSPSVTVPDMSLPDLDSSLASIQELLSPQEPPRPPEAENSSPDSGKQLVHYTAQPLFLLDPGSVDTGSNDLPVLFELGEGSYFSEGDGFAEDPTISLLTGSEPPKAKDPTVS
- the HSF1 gene encoding heat shock factor protein 1 isoform X7 gives rise to the protein MRPLSSSPLVRVKEEPPSPPQSPRVEEASPGRPSSVDTLLSPTALIDSILRESEPAPASVTALTDARGHTDTEGRPPSPPPTSTPEKCLSVACLDNLARTPQMSRVARLFPCPSSSPHGQVQPGNELSDHLDAMDSNLDNLQTMLSSHGFSVDTSALLDLFSPSVTVPDMSLPDLDSSLASIQELLSPQEPPRPPEAENSSPDSGKQLVHYTAQPLFLLDPGSVDTGSNDLPVLFELGEGSYFSEGDGFAEDPTISLLTGSEPPKAKDPTVS